A section of the Deltaproteobacteria bacterium genome encodes:
- a CDS encoding pyridoxal phosphate-dependent aminotransferase has translation MPVSRKIQSDMRNASEIRRLFEEGIRLKEIHGPGNVADLSLGNPIVEPPSEFASTVCDLVRQRAGMHRYMPNLGFPWVRAAVADALTAQGYFDALGPQHVMMCAGAAAGMNVVLKTILNPGEKVVVVAPYFVEYRAYVENHGGELTVVQPAEDFSLDVGKIGAAITRRTRAVIINSPNNPTGVVYSRENLAELAEMLYQKRRFTQQAIYVVSDEPYREIIYDGETFSSIASLYTESFMVYSFSKSLGIPGERIGYVAVNPAMEDCRAIMDGMAICNRILGFVNAPALMQRAVAELAVRVDVDGYRLKRDMIKRTLQDNGYEFARPQGTFYIFARCPDEERAFIDRAREMLLLVVPGSAFGYRGWFRIAYCVDEHTVELACQKLSDLAETCRS, from the coding sequence ATGCCGGTTTCGCGAAAGATACAAAGTGACATGAGGAATGCTTCCGAAATCCGTAGGCTCTTTGAGGAGGGCATCCGACTCAAGGAGATTCACGGCCCCGGGAATGTGGCCGACCTCAGCCTGGGAAACCCGATAGTCGAACCTCCCAGTGAGTTTGCTTCGACTGTATGTGACCTGGTCCGGCAGAGAGCGGGGATGCACAGGTACATGCCGAACCTCGGTTTCCCCTGGGTCAGGGCGGCGGTGGCCGATGCCCTCACAGCACAAGGCTACTTCGACGCTCTCGGGCCCCAACACGTCATGATGTGTGCCGGTGCGGCTGCAGGCATGAACGTGGTTCTCAAGACCATTCTCAACCCCGGCGAGAAGGTCGTTGTGGTAGCCCCCTATTTTGTGGAATACAGGGCCTATGTCGAGAACCACGGAGGTGAACTCACCGTGGTCCAGCCGGCCGAAGACTTCTCATTGGATGTCGGCAAGATCGGGGCGGCTATCACCAGGAGGACCCGGGCGGTCATCATCAACTCCCCAAACAACCCGACCGGGGTTGTATACTCCAGGGAGAACTTGGCGGAACTCGCCGAGATGCTCTACCAGAAGAGACGCTTCACCCAGCAGGCCATCTACGTAGTCTCGGACGAACCTTACAGGGAGATCATATATGACGGAGAGACCTTCAGCTCTATTGCAAGCCTCTATACCGAGAGTTTCATGGTCTACTCCTTTTCAAAATCCCTGGGGATCCCGGGGGAGCGGATAGGATACGTGGCCGTCAATCCCGCCATGGAGGACTGCCGGGCCATCATGGACGGCATGGCCATCTGCAACCGGATTCTCGGGTTCGTCAATGCACCGGCCCTGATGCAGAGGGCTGTGGCCGAGCTCGCCGTCCGGGTCGATGTAGACGGCTACAGGCTCAAGAGAGACATGATCAAGAGGACTCTCCAGGATAATGGATACGAGTTCGCAAGACCCCAGGGTACCTTCTACATTTTTGCAAGGTGTCCCGACGAAGAAAGGGCTTTCATCGACAGGGCCAGGGAGATGTTGCTCCTCGTTGTACCTGGATCGGCCTTTGGCTACAGGGGCTGGTTCAGGATCGCCTATTGCGTGGATGAGCACACAGTCGAACTCGCCTGCCAGAAATTGAGCGACCTGGCCGAAACCTGCCGGAGTTAG